The segment CCTCCGCGATGACGGGCCGGCACGTGGGATTCGCCCTCAAGCTGCACCAGCGGGCGTGGTGCCTGGACCGCGGCATCACCCTGATGGAGTGGACCTACGACCCGCTCGTCGCCCGCAACGCGTGGTTCAACCTGGGCAAGCTCGGAGCGCGCGTCGCGGAGTACCTCCCCGACTTCTACGGCTCGATGGGCGACGGCATCAACCGGGACGACGAGACCGACCGGATCCTGGTCCACTGGTCGCTGGAGGAGTCGGTCGTGGTCGACGCCTGTGCGGGCACGCCGGTCCGCCCCGTCGTGCCGGCGGGTGCCGCAGCGTCGTGGGTCGCCGTGCCGCACGACATCGAGGCGATGCGGCTCGGCGACCTCGAACAGGCCCGGAGCTGGCGCCTGAAGGTGCGCGACCAGCTCACCGTCGCCCTGGCCACCGGCGGCCGGGTCGCGGGATTCGACAAGGAGCGCGGGTACCTCGTGCTCCCGACAGAAGGAGAACAGTCGTGAAGCTGCAGGGCGTTGAGCTGCGACGCGTGGCGATGCCGC is part of the Nocardioides cavernae genome and harbors:
- a CDS encoding GNAT family N-acetyltransferase, whose protein sequence is MTTEPQASFEAAAARSRVVVRELTELHELHLAAGVLGEIWGVPDKPPMNAELLRALAKAESYVAAAYDGATMVGVCVGFHSAPAARAMHSHIAGVTSAMTGRHVGFALKLHQRAWCLDRGITLMEWTYDPLVARNAWFNLGKLGARVAEYLPDFYGSMGDGINRDDETDRILVHWSLEESVVVDACAGTPVRPVVPAGAAASWVAVPHDIEAMRLGDLEQARSWRLKVRDQLTVALATGGRVAGFDKERGYLVLPTEGEQS